CATATGAATGGCAAGTGATATTCTAGCACAGTGATTTTCAGGTTTTGGATTTGTAgatcccttctccctcccaccaGGTACTGTAGCGAGTTAAAGCCTGATAATAGCTTTGCTTTCTTCAGTTACCTTTTGCACATCCCTTTGAAATGACTCACAAAGAGTATATGAACCACAGGTTGAAAATCAAATACTGTTAACAGTCCAGTTTCCCCCTCTTTTCATCTCCacaaaaaccactctgaaaaattCACGATCTGCAATGCTGTTGCAAAAACATGGATTCGACAAAGGTCAAATTATGACTCTAGAGAGAAGTGAAAGCTCCTGCATCCGAAATAAAATGGACTGACTGGCATTATTCTAGCTGGGGGCAAGGAGAGGTGGAAAGAGCCTTATTTGCCAGTATTTAACCACTGCCATTCTATTTTAGACAGCAAGCTAATCCAGTTACTGTACTCTGAATAAATGTTTCTAGTCACAGCTTGTCTACTCTGTATGTCTGCTGCACTACATGGGTCAAGGCTGGGTCACAGCTCAAGTGCTTGACTTGGGTTTTTAAGCAAGACAGTCTTGTGTGTAGCCAAAAGCCAGCTTAAGGCATTCTTTTTTAATCAAGTCGTCCATCTAAACAAAGCCAAAACTTTCAGATCTTTAGTACGCAGACCCCATTAATAGACGGGGAATGTTTGCTCCGGATTCAGGCATTTAGTTAGACACCACAGATACTCCACGCTAGGTATCCACTGCTGAATGCCTCTCAACAAGTAAGGGATGAAGTTTTAGATTCAGTTACTGAAATACTTTTCATAAACATCATTTTTGCTTATAGGTATCATCTCTAGATACAGTAGACTGTTCTTATCCTTGTTCCATACACACATCAGCACACCAAGTGGTGGTCCTCGTGTCCCTGAGGATCATTAAAATACTACTTTAAacactaaaacaaaacagaaaatgctggTAACAACAATTTTTTCATGTTTACCATACAGTATTACTGAAAGACTTTTCTATCCATAATGGACTAGGGATTCattaataaagatacacagctatgCAAGGAAATACAAAATTACTAAAgtaatctcattttttaaatagagttttGTTGGATACTTGACCGTTTCTCTGTTTTAACTTACTCGTCTGGATTCTTGCCTGTATTGGCATATGGGTTCTCCCTCATTGCTCTTGTTTTGGGATCATAATAAGCAGAGTTTGGATCTAGATTCCTGAGGTACTAGGGGAAGAAAACAACATACAagatatttgattaaaaatttaTGATTTTAATAGAACCAAAATTAGTACTGTAACCCCCAACTTAGacactttaaaatggaaaaatctgtGCAAGGGGATGACCTTTGAGAAATCATAACACGCGTAGCAGTAGAACTGAGAATACACCTTAATCTCTAAACACCAAATTCATTAATAATAGTGCAATTTttgaaatatgtatataaaagatCAGTAATAGAACTCTATACTCACTTTTGCAATATCTTCACGAATACGTAAATTTCGAACTGTGATACGTCTTTTAGAGTCAAAGTTCTGTCCAGGCATATCAATGTCATCTGCATATTtatcttcatcttcatcttcacTGTTATGATCTCTTtcctgaggagagagagaggaaacttCTAACTAAAACGAACATTCAGAGATAGGAAACTTCTACATAAAAATGAGCATTCACTCTAGAAACAAGAATCTGATTTTAGTGGTTTGATTAAAAATTCTGCAGACCCTGTAGTTAAAAGTTAGTATCATTTATTTGGGCTTAAGTATGCTAATCTATCATGCAGTTATATTCCACAGTTCAGAAATACCCTTGTTACTGTTATTTGCACTGTGGAAAGAGTTACAAAAACACAACTATGATGATGTTAAGACAACAGTTATATTGATCAAAATATACAACATGTTAAAAACTAGTTATTCTCTTGCACCTCTAAGGTTTGACAACACACAGGAGTTATTAGCTATGAAATCCAGCACCCTCTGCCCAAAAAAAAGGGCAGCATGAAGCCAGTATTGAAACTCTCCTGCCACCCCTGTTTCACTGCTTCACtaactacagatttttttcttcccccatggTGTGATGCAGTGGATAATCATCTTACTGTCTGTGAATTTGGTTCCTCTTCTCCCCATTGGTGTCTCGGGGAGTTCTGCAGCAAACAAAAAGCACATCAGCAGAGAACACAAGAtaatggagagaaggaagaaggcagGGAGATAAAGAACAACCAAAGCAGAGCTTATTCCTATGGCCTAGACTTACTGGAAGCAAAAATACAGTAACTGGGTCACAAAACACACAAAGACCACTCCCATCTAAACGTTTTAAGACAGAGAGCTTGTAAGCGGATCTACTGCAGAAACATGTTGGAGACCTTTTTACTGTATTCCCAACTGAATTTCCAAGCCCTTGCAAGAGTGGTAAATTCCAGAACTATCACTACTATATAAAGTCTGTTATTCTAGTCTAAAACATTAATGTTCAAAAGCATAACTCATAGCACGTCAAAAAAATATGACTCAACTCTGAAACCCTCAAACCCCCCAAACTATACGTTAACAAATATATACGTGATATTTAATTAAGAATGATGGGAATACAGAGCATAAATCAGGAGCCATAACCTCATCTGGAGAAATATAgccaaacttttccttttttttttgaatctgtttAGCCTCTAACGTGAGAATCCTTGGGgaagtaaagactgaaacaaGAGTGCTGGTCTTCAAGGACTTCAGTTATGAGAAGAGGCACCAGTCTTGCTTCTCTGTTTATCAGAAATGGTTCTTTATGTTTCAAATATACTTTTCTTCTACCAGTTCTATTTTGTAAGGAATAAATATACGGAGGCTAAAAATCTTGCTCTATGGTGGCAAAAAGAATAAGAACCTTATCCACCTGGAAAGAAGTTCAGGCTTACTATGTATTTTGTGTTGGTTGGAGATTAAGTTTACTCTGCCATCTAGTGACAAAATGCAAGGTGACAACATATGGAAAATGGAGGCCCAATTGTACGTACTCTATTGGTTAGTGTGTTTTTTCTTACAGTATAATATTTTGATTAAGAAAACCCCTCAAAATACTTCTCACCAGTAATGATCTCTACTCCCCCTCGTTTTATAAACCTAGAAAATTATCACAAATACCTCTTAAATTAGAATTTTATATTAAAGATTATCAGAAGCCTTGACTAGATAATCCAAGAGGAGCTTGCAGAAGTTAGTGGAAGATGCAAACTCTGTGGAGTTGCAAGCAAGAAGCTTGCATATCCTCAGCCTTCAAATAACCAAAGACACTGCAAAGAGTGAATCAATAACTGAGGAAGATACAAGTTTGgttctaaggaaaagaaaatgccttcCTATTCCTATTTATATGAAGCATTAATCAAGCAACCCATAGTCACATAATGGTCATAACCACATTAGTCAGACATAACAATCTTTACATTAAAACTCTCATTTTAGTGCGTGAACAAAATTACTAcatgggaaattatttttttctgacccACAATTCCATATCATTCATTTTAGCAAGAAATACTAATTGCCAGAACTGAAGCAGGAAAGTCTTGCctatgaggggaaaaacaaaggcactttcatttgaaaaaaggtattttgcaTTCACGTAAACAACACAGAGTATGGATGCATTACGAAGCACTGAAGCATTACTTCAATGCTTCAGGCAGGTCATGTTACTGAAGGGCACGGAAAGCAATAGGAAACTCAGTCTGCAGAGTAAGAGCATCAGAGAGCAAAAGCGACCTTTTTATCTTTATTCAGCCTAAACAAAAATGAATTAGGGTTTAGTTTCCTTACCACTTGCTCCAGCTTTCCTGATGCTAACTCCTCCTGAAGCTTCTGGGCTTTCAGCGTACGTTTGGCCTGCATATCATTAAAATGCACTTGTTTTAATACTTTCTTTCAATCCCAAGTGTGTAATAAGACTCATCACAAGCACCTCTTACGACCACTATCGTTTTAACAAGTATTAATTATTACAAAACGTGGGCTGCGAATTCTCTGGGTGCTTGTCAAAAAACAGCAGCCCAGCTTGCCTACCCTACTCTTACATTTACCATGTTATATTTTTTCAGATCAAGGAAAGGAAATGTGTATATACTAACCATTTTGCTGTTTCATATTATTCTGTTAAAGAGTTTATTAGAGACTACGCGGCTATACTATCCCTACGTACTTCCTAAAAATACTCCCTAACCATCAATTTTTAGATTAAGAAAAAGCTCAAAGCATTTCAATAGAGTTTAAGAACAAACATATTTTATTATTGTGTCCTTTTATGCTGAATCTAGTTAAGAACTTCAATGCTTGAGGTAGGTCATGATTTATACTGCAAGCATTTATGGTTCATCCAGGAAATACTGAAGTCTAAAGTGAGACTCTGAAGCAGCCACGTAGTGAAATTTTGTATGTTTGACATCACAGAACCATAGAATGGCTGAgactggaaaggacctctggagatcctctagtccaaccaccctgctcaaagcCGAGTCGGCTACAGCAGTTTGCTCAGgaccgtgtgcagctgggttttgaatatcaacaagggtggagactccacaacctcgctgggcaacTCATTCAAGTTCAATCACTCTTACAGTGAAAgcaagctttttcttatgtttaaatggaatttcttgccCTTCAGTTTCAACTCAGCGACTCCTGTCCTGTCCCTGGacgccactgagaagagtctggctctgtcttcttaaTATTCTCTCATCACACATTAATACACATATACAAAAATCACATCACTAACATCCAGAATACCTTCATCTAGCATTAGCTTTCCTGTGCACTATAGGGAAAAACTCAAATCCTCAGATcaggcccacaaaggcacttagGTATCTAACTGCCTTTTGGAACAGGCCTACCATCCAGCCAAGGTGGTGAACTacttttttaatatgaagttaACAGTATCCACATGGATTTGGTACATACAGCTAGAAAATTACTGCAACAGTTAGGTGCTGATCTGCACAGAGACATTTACAGTTAGTCCACTGCTCTATGATAGTAACAAAAGGGACTCACAAGTAACAAAAACACGAATGAAGTTTAAGAAATGAATATAGATGTTAGCTCTGATCATTATAGCCAGCCTATAAATTCCTTTCTGTAATTCAATCTTCATTTTGGGTAATGAATTCTAGGGCTGGCCTAGTAAAAGACAAACAATTTGAAGAGAGAACTCATTTATTGTGCAGACCCATTTTCAGTTGCCAGTTCTGATCTGAGTTCCCAGCTCAGTCTAAGTTGGTTATCAAACACAGACTCCATCTCTGTTTTTCATTATGAATACAGCACAAGATCTAGTATCAGAGCGCACAGAGCACACGTGCCTCCCCTTATCCCCAGCCAAACACAGAATTTTTCCCCAGTAAATTATAGCACCTACATACCAAGTCAACTTTGGAATATTCCTCTACAATCTTCATGTGCTCTTCTGGGTTATAACCATTCCAACGATCTCGTTTTCCATCATAATCAAACATCAGCTGAGGCTGCACATGTTCATCTGGTGCAATGTTCATGCCGGTGTATTTTGCTCCAACTTTCCTGggtctctgaaagaaaaagaaatggttgGATCAGTTCATTAGACTGAAGTATattattcactttaaaaatatggTATCAATTAAGCTGCTCTAAAGCTGATTTAATCCAGCACTAGAAACGAATCGTAAGTAAAAGTAAGTAGTTCATTTCTAGATTTTTATAGTAATGCAACTGTCTAAAACCTATCAATTTACTGCAGCCCCACATAACCCTATCTTCCACAGTTAAGAAAGGAATTAAATTACAATTCCTGGAAAGTGTTCTTAACTGACATGCAACCGAAAAGGTTAGCCTCAGCAGCACTTGAGTAAAAACGAATtaatgcaaaaaattaaatgataaacCTTTTCACCTATTATTGCAGCTCTTTTCATATACAGTTGATAGGCAACATCctgaatggtttttttttcccccctacctaAAGGTTACTTTAGAAATTTTCAAGCAACGCTTCAATATTTGAGAAACTAGTAACGTTCTTGTTATTTATAACCAGCTATTTTCCACTAGAGAAGAATTTGCATtgttttcaaaaacattaaaacatcAAAGGTCAAATTTACCTCCATGCagtctttctttttgtgtgtcaATGCACCACAGTTCTCACAAGCTCCTTTACGATATTTCGTTGCTACAGCAtgctaaacaaaaacaacaaaaaacagcattGTACAAGCTTCCACCAAGATTCATAGACGCATTCCTAATAACTACCTCATTTTTTCAATGCAAGCAAAGTATTCATGCTCTCCACAAAGCCATAACACATCTCAGTTATCACTAAACACTGTGAAACGTCTGCTGAGGAAGAATTCCCGGCTCCTGTCGTCTTTAAAACATGTAACCAGAAAACACAGAAGATTATAGGAACCAACGTTTCTATTCTTCCTTTCTCACAGAATCAAATCTTATCTTTAcaaccaaaatattttgcataccTCTTGAACTCCTCGTTTGTACCAATCTCCAGAGGAGCTATACTGTTTCTGCTTCTCTGGCTGAGGTCTCTGGTGCTTTAGAGTGGGTCTTTTAGAAGGATCTATGTACCATGGCACTGAAGATATGTACTGAGGAATGTGAGGATTGATATCTCTGTAAAAGATATCACGTAATAAATACATGGCAGGGGAAAAGAATAGCAACTTAACCTAATGCATAACTCTCACCTTCAACTTCAGCGTTTTAGGGCTGATCGTAAAATAACCACCCAAGTTGTTACAATGCTTTCTAAGTTTGTATaataaataaagactttttttgatGTTCTGTCTTTATAACAGAAGACTTATCTTATAACAAAAATAGTAATATCCCTTCTCATCACAGACAATAACAGGTGCAATAAGACGGTgaagagccttgcagaaaccacagagagaaggaaagaaattgaTAAGCTGCACAGTTAAGTTCCCCAGCACTaccttttgctctcttttaaaATACCACTTGTAAAGATCTGCACAGGGCAGGGCTTTTTAGCAGCATCCCAACAGATCAGACCAACGCTGAACATACGTTAttcttttgcaaaaacaaaaatctatACATCTGAAGAAGGCTGGAACGTTAAAAGTAAATTCACGAAGTACAATAATTCAGTTCCGCGTTCACCTTTTGTGCTGTCCCTCACGATTTTGTAATCGCAATAAGCAAAATACCTAGTTTTAAACCCTATTACTTTAGAATGACCGTAGCTTTAATAAAACTTACTTTCCTTCTTCATCCACTTCCGCAGGCGCGTTTCCcagttttctctgttcttccaactccttctttttcctccagtCTTCCCTTGTCATCTTCTTTGGTTCCTCCAGGCTAACATCACTTGATCCTCCCGAAGGAGTCGCGTTAATTACTGTCCCAGACGCCATTATATCTCTCTCTGTAACAAAAGATCAGTAAATGTGTTCATCCAGGCGCACCGAGCAGCacctcgccggggccgggccggggcccacCGCCCTGCGAGGGCCCGGGAACCTCCCCAGGCCCAAAGCGGCCGCCCGCAGAGAAAGGAGCCTGCCCAGCACGGTGACCCCTCCGCCCCCGACCTGCCACGGGGAGCTCGGTGCGGCAGCCCCGACTCGAGCAGCCCGAGCGGCCCTGACCGCCCCGCCAGCCTCCGCCTCCCTTGTTTACCGGCTCCGCTGCGCCACACCGCCACACCGCCGCGCCCCACAATGCCCCGCGCCCcgcctcaggccccgcccccaacgGAACTCGCGCCTGCTGGGGCGGGGCCAGGCAGTCACCACAGCaacgccgcgccgccgccgccgctgcggctgCCCGCGCCACGCCCtgcccgccctgcccgccgcgcgcGCCCAGCGGCAGCCAATCGGCAGCCTGAGCGTTAGTCTAACGGGCCAATGGGAGGTGCGGCGGGGGTTTAAAAGTCGCCGGCAGGACGGACCCCTCTGTTGCGCCGCTCTTCAGAGGTGAGAGGGGTCGTggtgggccgccgccgccgccgcggtcggcttccccccccccctcctcctgagGCCTTGCATGGCCTGAAACGCGCAACTTTCTCTCTGCTGTAGGTGCTGTTGTTCTGCTCCGTAGCACAGGTCTGTTGGCAGCGCTTGAGGGGGGCCTCTCCCTAGGTAAGTGCTGTTGGGCTGGGAAGGCAGGTTTTGCTTGGCTAAATCTGAGGCCTCTTCTTGGTGTGAGCAGGTGATGGCTCCTGGAGCCTGGCCAGAAGATGGCGTTGAGGTCTGTGGCTGTGAATTTTGCTTTGGCTTTGTGTTTAAGCTCTAAATTCCAAGTTTTACCTCAAGGCAGCTTTTTCTggaggctttttttcctccttgagtGGTGAATAGCCTGTCTGTCTAAGCAATGGAAGTGAGATCTGGTGAGCTTTTTCTTAGCTGTGCAGGGAGGTACTCTGGATTACCAGTGACACCTTGCTGCTTCCCTGAACTCATGCAAGTTGCACTGGGAATTTTGAGACTATCGTGTGCACTGATAAAGAAAATTATTCCCAAATGGAGAGAAGTATGTCTTGGCTGCTCCTCTAGGAAGCAGCCTGGGGCAACTGTAATGTAGCTTGTTAAAGTGTGCTATTGTAGCAGAGACAATAAAAACTGACTTCTTTCTACTCATGGGCTTCCCAGAGTGGTCTCATCAGCTTGAAGATGGCAACACTAATTTTCATTGATAAAGAGAATGGTGAAGTTGGTGCTACTAAGAATCAGTTAAGACGGCCTTCAGCATCTTGTGAGTATATGCTGCACTGAGTAAACTAATCAGAGGATGGAGTAAAGACCACAAAATTAAGGatttgctgt
The sequence above is a segment of the Struthio camelus isolate bStrCam1 chromosome 13, bStrCam1.hap1, whole genome shotgun sequence genome. Coding sequences within it:
- the SLU7 gene encoding pre-mRNA-splicing factor SLU7; amino-acid sequence: MASGTVINATPSGGSSDVSLEEPKKMTREDWRKKKELEEQRKLGNAPAEVDEEGKDINPHIPQYISSVPWYIDPSKRPTLKHQRPQPEKQKQYSSSGDWYKRGVQEHAVATKYRKGACENCGALTHKKKDCMERPRKVGAKYTGMNIAPDEHVQPQLMFDYDGKRDRWNGYNPEEHMKIVEEYSKVDLAKRTLKAQKLQEELASGKLEQVNSPRHQWGEEEPNSQTERDHNSEDEDEDKYADDIDMPGQNFDSKRRITVRNLRIREDIAKYLRNLDPNSAYYDPKTRAMRENPYANTGKNPDEVGYAGDNFVRYTGDTISMAQTQLFAWEAYDKGSEVHLQADPTKLELLYKSFKVKKEDFKAQQKESILEKYGGQEHLDAPPPELLLAQTEDYVEYSRHGTVIKGQEKAIACSKYEEDVKINNHTCIWGSYWKEGKWGYKCCHSFVKFSYCTGEAGKEIANTEASLPEDQPRDEEHLTKPKTLMEIHQEKQKDKKKKKHKKSSNSDSEGEEKKKQEKLKKALNAEEARLLHVKEIMQLDERKRPYNSVYETREPTEEEMEAYRMKRQRPDDPMASFLGQ